In uncultured Fibrobacter sp., one DNA window encodes the following:
- a CDS encoding PCMD domain-containing protein, with translation MNFMKKRFTPFTSTWMIVWALLLTLIFGCTADFDEFGTSPYKELKLIAFEEQQEDAVVYNSEHRMEIKLQAPPKNQETWDSVTVTNFSLSNMASIHVVNSKIKEFFTDSLKADSLSQAVSYDKNKVTQDSKIALPQNGIVYLVAVAENGDRTLWQLKFTTPQKNSDKKEDEQTKSSDNGLSLTFDKAVDSKISGDSLIITFPQGFNIKNATLKSVSTHEKAKISPDPKSIKSWSKPQKIKVTAEDGSEKVWTVYLTTIKNNATDLQLKFDNQLKVRRSQDTIYIDLKNGSSLKKAALASWSTSEGATVSPKPDGVKSWKNFQSFKVTAEDGTTKTWVLALSIAAADAVASSEKELLSISATGEESAASIDKSKKTVELHLTAGSNIEAVEVTLKVSETASHNLPETVDLRTPVTFTITAEDASTETWTLTATVPEVIEPPSVQSLKIEGMEAIIDNENKSIHLDTLPFLTDLSSLKLTELKLSKKASASGLVEGKTYNFENGQELVVKNPAGESIVYKVKAGYQLPGSDFNIWDEKNNVKPDSIWSSGNMADLGLYFTTKKSEGSMIAAELLTRDMFIKKASGSLYTAVFDPNDVGMLGMMSTEDWPDGNELLDFGKKFNARPEYVEFKFSYTGKGDSCDLYVLLENRTGDKNANRKSDDVNKLVASAWYRSTTDDNGGRPNPDLVSISEEKNEDGMRTVRLKFKYGNPLEDSPIWNSSTFDTTVKSANEKAINNGLTQGTGDEPVTHIRVVFASSADGNHYQGIPDATLVIDEMRLIY, from the coding sequence AAGACGCCGTCGTTTACAATAGCGAACACCGCATGGAAATAAAGCTTCAGGCTCCCCCGAAGAATCAGGAAACTTGGGATTCCGTGACCGTGACAAACTTCAGTCTGAGCAACATGGCCTCTATTCATGTGGTGAATAGCAAGATCAAGGAATTCTTTACAGATTCTCTCAAAGCAGACTCCTTGTCCCAAGCCGTTTCTTATGACAAGAATAAAGTAACGCAGGACTCCAAAATTGCACTTCCCCAAAACGGAATCGTCTATCTAGTCGCAGTTGCAGAAAACGGGGACCGCACCCTCTGGCAACTAAAGTTTACAACCCCACAAAAGAATTCCGATAAAAAAGAAGACGAACAGACTAAATCCTCCGACAACGGGCTCTCCTTGACATTTGACAAGGCCGTTGACAGTAAGATATCTGGAGATTCACTGATTATCACGTTCCCGCAGGGATTCAATATCAAGAATGCCACCTTGAAGAGCGTCTCCACACATGAGAAAGCAAAGATTTCTCCGGATCCAAAATCCATAAAGAGCTGGTCCAAGCCGCAAAAAATCAAGGTAACAGCGGAAGACGGCAGCGAAAAAGTCTGGACGGTCTACCTTACTACGATCAAGAACAACGCCACCGACTTACAGCTTAAGTTTGACAACCAGCTCAAGGTCCGGCGATCCCAGGACACCATCTACATCGATCTGAAAAATGGTTCTTCCCTGAAAAAGGCCGCACTCGCTTCGTGGAGCACCTCCGAAGGAGCAACAGTTTCCCCCAAGCCCGATGGAGTCAAATCCTGGAAGAATTTCCAGTCTTTCAAGGTGACCGCCGAAGACGGAACCACTAAAACATGGGTGCTCGCCCTATCTATCGCCGCGGCCGACGCAGTAGCTTCTAGCGAAAAAGAACTCCTGTCCATTTCTGCAACAGGCGAAGAATCCGCGGCATCCATCGACAAGTCCAAGAAAACCGTCGAATTGCACTTAACCGCAGGCTCCAATATCGAAGCGGTCGAAGTGACTCTGAAGGTTTCTGAAACGGCATCCCACAATTTGCCCGAGACAGTCGATTTGAGAACCCCTGTCACATTCACGATTACCGCCGAAGACGCAAGCACAGAAACATGGACTCTGACAGCCACTGTTCCCGAGGTAATTGAACCACCAAGTGTCCAGTCCTTGAAAATTGAAGGAATGGAAGCAATCATCGATAACGAGAACAAATCGATTCATCTCGATACGCTCCCCTTCCTTACCGACCTGAGCTCCCTGAAATTAACGGAATTGAAATTGTCCAAAAAAGCATCTGCAAGTGGACTTGTGGAAGGCAAGACCTACAATTTCGAAAACGGGCAAGAACTTGTCGTCAAAAACCCTGCAGGCGAATCCATCGTCTATAAGGTCAAGGCGGGTTACCAGTTGCCGGGAAGCGATTTCAACATTTGGGATGAAAAAAACAATGTTAAACCAGATTCTATTTGGAGCAGTGGCAATATGGCCGATCTAGGCCTATATTTTACAACGAAAAAATCCGAAGGCTCCATGATTGCAGCCGAATTACTCACAAGAGATATGTTTATTAAAAAGGCAAGCGGTAGCCTTTATACCGCCGTCTTTGACCCCAATGACGTCGGAATGTTAGGCATGATGAGCACCGAAGATTGGCCCGACGGAAACGAACTCCTGGATTTCGGAAAAAAATTCAATGCAAGACCGGAATATGTTGAATTTAAGTTTTCCTATACAGGAAAAGGAGACAGCTGCGATCTCTATGTTTTACTCGAAAACAGAACCGGCGATAAGAATGCTAATCGCAAATCAGATGACGTGAACAAGCTCGTTGCCAGTGCCTGGTACCGTTCCACGACCGACGATAATGGAGGCAGACCAAATCCAGACCTGGTAAGCATCTCCGAAGAAAAGAACGAAGACGGGATGAGAACGGTTCGGCTGAAATTTAAATACGGTAACCCCTTGGAAGATTCCCCCATCTGGAACTCTTCAACCTTTGACACCACCGTAAAATCTGCAAACGAAAAGGCGATCAACAACGGACTGACTCAGGGCACTGGCGACGAACCCGTTACCCATATCCGAGTCGTATTCGCCTCCAGTGCCGACGGCAACCATTACCAAGGAATCCCTGATGCCACACTGGTTATCGACGAAATGCGACTGATCTACTAA